In Treponema vincentii, a single window of DNA contains:
- a CDS encoding late competence development ComFB family protein codes for MTIHNLMEDFVYNEVNKVFDAAKGKNEPWFTCNCMQCRLDTVCFVLNRIKPRYTASGRGMAHFLQIDQSEKNQLLADISTLAFEGMKTVLSTKRSHTSSEQVLPSGYVFNFPTITGRILDGQTFSPISDLPVALYLEDALVAQMNHLWDNPYTISKKTPGTYTFWPFPVLATELGEKRIFNFYIHAEREGYDPIHYHFKLGLVSDASVKRELDAESCHNLPDLYLFSRA; via the coding sequence ATGACAATACATAACCTTATGGAAGATTTCGTATACAACGAAGTGAATAAAGTTTTTGATGCTGCAAAAGGAAAAAATGAACCATGGTTCACCTGTAATTGTATGCAATGCCGTCTGGATACGGTTTGTTTTGTTTTAAATCGGATTAAACCGCGGTATACGGCTTCCGGTAGAGGTATGGCACATTTCTTGCAGATTGATCAGTCGGAAAAAAATCAGCTTCTTGCCGATATTTCGACATTGGCATTTGAAGGTATGAAAACTGTCCTTAGCACAAAGCGTTCCCATACGTCATCCGAGCAAGTTCTGCCTTCCGGTTATGTATTTAATTTTCCTACCATTACGGGACGTATCTTAGACGGACAAACTTTTTCTCCTATTTCCGATCTTCCCGTTGCCTTATATTTGGAAGATGCTTTGGTAGCTCAGATGAATCATCTTTGGGATAACCCGTATACTATTTCTAAAAAAACGCCGGGTACGTATACCTTTTGGCCGTTCCCCGTTCTTGCGACGGAATTAGGCGAAAAGCGGATTTTCAATTTTTATATTCATGCGGAACGTGAGGGGTACGATCCTATTCATTACCATTTTAAACTCGGTTTGGTGAGCGATGCAAGCGTAAAACGGGAGCTTGATGCGGAAAGCTGCCATAATTTACCCGATTTATACCTTTTTAGCAGGGCATAA